One window from the genome of Helicobacter pylori encodes:
- a CDS encoding DUF448 domain-containing protein encodes MRKTEIKIRMCVACRMRQPQKDLLRLKSFDNQIVEFDGTGRSFYVCGNCLKNGEKKLLKAVSKIKNAPKDTKNIITWIKERSIA; translated from the coding sequence TTGAGAAAGACTGAAATTAAAATCCGCATGTGTGTGGCGTGCAGAATGCGCCAACCTCAAAAGGATTTGTTGCGCTTGAAAAGTTTTGACAATCAAATTGTGGAGTTTGATGGCACAGGCCGTAGTTTTTATGTGTGTGGAAATTGTTTGAAAAATGGAGAAAAAAAGTTGTTGAAAGCGGTTTCAAAAATAAAGAACGCCCCAAAAGATACCAAAAATATCATTACTTGGATTAAGGAGAGAAGCATAGCATGA